Proteins encoded in a region of the Streptomyces sp. NBC_01471 genome:
- a CDS encoding GlxA family transcriptional regulator, translating to MTVATPHHVAVLALAPVVAFDLSIPAQMLAAVETRAGTAAYEVRTLTPDGSPVPTVNGYGVTPQGDLSLLEHADTVIVAGTRCPEVLDAGAVDASVAEALRRAVRRRARVVSLCTGSFVLAAAGLLENRRAATHWRYAQQFRRLFPAVDLDTDPLYIADRGILTSAGGAAAIDLCLHLVREDHGSSVANRVARYNVVAPMRDGGQAQYIEHPVREDAGTSTTGARTLMTEHLDRRLSLRDLAAHCHMSVRTFTRRFRQETGLSPAEWLASARLAHVRHLLESTELPVDDIAARAGLGSGTNLRQHMRTALDITPSAYRRAFRSAATAFAPPLSEGQRVRSAGT from the coding sequence ATGACTGTTGCAACACCGCATCATGTGGCCGTCCTGGCCCTCGCACCGGTGGTGGCCTTCGACCTGAGCATCCCGGCCCAGATGCTTGCCGCGGTCGAAACCCGCGCGGGCACCGCGGCCTACGAGGTACGCACCCTCACCCCGGACGGCTCCCCAGTACCGACGGTGAACGGGTACGGCGTCACGCCGCAGGGCGACCTGTCCCTGCTGGAGCACGCCGACACGGTGATCGTCGCCGGCACCCGCTGCCCGGAGGTACTGGACGCCGGCGCGGTGGACGCCTCCGTCGCCGAAGCGCTGCGCCGTGCGGTCCGGCGCCGCGCCCGGGTGGTGTCCCTGTGCACCGGCTCGTTCGTACTCGCGGCCGCCGGCCTGCTGGAAAACCGCCGGGCCGCGACCCACTGGCGCTACGCGCAGCAGTTCAGGCGGCTCTTTCCCGCAGTCGACCTCGACACCGACCCGCTCTACATCGCCGATCGCGGGATCCTGACGTCGGCCGGCGGCGCGGCCGCCATCGACCTGTGCCTGCACCTGGTCCGGGAGGACCACGGCAGTTCCGTGGCGAACCGGGTGGCGCGGTACAACGTCGTCGCGCCCATGAGAGACGGAGGGCAGGCACAGTACATCGAGCACCCGGTCCGGGAGGACGCGGGCACCTCGACGACCGGGGCGCGGACGCTGATGACGGAACACCTGGATCGGCGGCTGTCCCTCAGAGACCTCGCGGCCCACTGCCACATGAGCGTACGGACCTTCACCAGGCGCTTCCGGCAGGAGACCGGACTCTCCCCGGCCGAATGGCTCGCCTCGGCCCGCTTGGCACACGTACGCCATCTGCTGGAGTCGACCGAACTGCCTGTTGACGACATCGCCGCCAGGGCCGGCCTGGGCAGCGGCACCAACCTGCGGCAGCATATGCGCACTGCCCTGGACATCACCCCGTCCGCCTACCGGAGGGCATTCCGCTCGGCCGCCACTGCCTTCGCACCGCCCCTCTCCGAGGGCCAGCGGGTCCGGTCCGCAGGCACATGA
- a CDS encoding alpha/beta hydrolase, whose protein sequence is MTVPAVDPEIQTLLDTADTGVFPVHGLDAVLADPQRYALLRARPDAPVDDQVKVRDLYIPGPAGQLRLRVYRPDTTEDLPMILYIHGGAFTYGSPEAEEGRSLRYARDAHAVVVSVDYRLAPEHPYPAAADDAYAALTWIADNPAELGGDRTRIAVAGGSAGGNIAASTVLRARDQAGPHLLFQSLTYPSVDGSLTSASAREFTDTPVFNRAALELAVQYYAKDGHADPYAFPIRATDLSGLPPTYIAVAEIDPLRDEGRDYAARLSAAGVTTELVQVPGAVHGFDLLFPQARISEHSLTDQVRTLRQALHP, encoded by the coding sequence ATGACTGTCCCCGCTGTAGATCCCGAGATCCAGACCCTGCTCGACACCGCCGACACCGGCGTCTTCCCCGTCCATGGCCTGGACGCCGTCCTCGCCGACCCCCAGCGCTACGCACTGCTGCGCGCACGCCCCGACGCCCCCGTCGACGACCAGGTCAAGGTGCGAGACCTGTACATCCCCGGCCCCGCAGGACAACTGCGACTGCGCGTCTACCGCCCCGACACCACCGAAGACCTGCCGATGATCCTCTACATACACGGCGGCGCCTTCACCTACGGATCCCCCGAGGCCGAAGAGGGACGCTCCCTGCGCTACGCCCGCGACGCCCACGCCGTCGTCGTCTCCGTCGACTACCGCCTCGCCCCCGAACACCCCTACCCGGCCGCAGCCGACGACGCCTACGCCGCCCTGACCTGGATCGCCGACAACCCGGCCGAACTCGGCGGAGACCGCACACGCATCGCGGTGGCCGGCGGCAGCGCCGGCGGGAACATCGCAGCCTCCACCGTGCTCCGCGCCCGCGACCAGGCGGGCCCGCACCTGCTCTTCCAGTCCCTGACCTACCCCAGCGTGGACGGCAGTCTCACCAGCGCCTCGGCACGGGAGTTCACCGATACCCCGGTCTTCAACCGGGCGGCGCTGGAACTGGCCGTGCAGTACTACGCGAAGGACGGCCACGCCGACCCGTACGCCTTCCCGATCCGCGCCACCGATCTCAGCGGCCTGCCGCCCACCTACATCGCCGTGGCCGAGATCGACCCGCTGCGCGACGAGGGCCGCGACTACGCCGCACGCCTGTCCGCCGCCGGCGTCACCACCGAACTCGTCCAGGTCCCCGGCGCCGTCCACGGCTTCGACCTCCTCTTCCCCCAGGCCCGCATCAGCGAACACAGCCTCACCGACCAGGTGCGCACCCTGCGCCAGGCCCTCCACCCCTGA
- a CDS encoding VOC family protein produces MTIALQYCHITVNDPDEALTFYRDALGLEVRNDVASGGFRWVTLGSASQPGLEIVISEPHAGRSQADGDALQELLTKGVLPNIVFRSDDLDATFEKMLASGAEVLQEPIDQPWGPRDCAFRDPSGNMVRIAQAPKE; encoded by the coding sequence ATGACCATCGCGCTCCAGTACTGCCACATCACCGTCAACGACCCGGACGAGGCACTCACCTTCTACCGCGACGCGCTCGGCCTTGAGGTGCGCAACGACGTGGCGTCGGGGGGATTCCGCTGGGTCACCCTCGGCAGCGCGTCCCAGCCGGGCCTGGAGATCGTGATCTCGGAACCGCACGCGGGCCGGTCCCAGGCCGACGGCGACGCTCTTCAGGAACTCCTCACGAAGGGCGTCCTGCCGAACATCGTCTTCCGCTCCGACGATCTCGACGCGACCTTCGAGAAGATGCTCGCGTCCGGCGCCGAGGTGCTCCAGGAGCCCATCGACCAGCCCTGGGGCCCACGCGACTGCGCGTTCCGTGACCCCTCCGGCAACATGGTGCGGATCGCCCAGGCGCCGAAGGAGTAG